One genomic window of Gracilinema caldarium DSM 7334 includes the following:
- a CDS encoding ABC transporter permease, protein MNKREFFWGIGGVFVLLVLWELGSRVLASDILLPDPRKTLVTLVGLIGTQKFMKALGMSLVRILISMTIAIPVSLLIGIPSALNWRIRAFMRPFFLVIAATPVLSIILIAFIWFGQERTPIFSAFLMMFPILTSNIMAGIQSADPKLREVLDLYNLSELQRLRYLYIPSLLPYMIAGLHSALSLCWKVVVAAEVIVQPRFALGTGMQMAKAQLETIELIAWTIATVIMAGLTESVFLAIKKLFMYREGAL, encoded by the coding sequence AAACGAGAATTTTTCTGGGGAATAGGGGGAGTTTTTGTCCTTCTGGTGCTCTGGGAACTGGGAAGCCGTGTTCTTGCAAGTGATATTCTCTTGCCTGATCCCCGGAAGACCTTAGTAACTTTGGTAGGGCTCATTGGTACTCAGAAGTTTATGAAAGCTTTGGGTATGAGCCTTGTCCGAATCCTTATCAGTATGACGATCGCCATACCAGTATCGTTGCTTATCGGTATACCTTCAGCATTAAACTGGCGTATCCGTGCTTTTATGAGGCCCTTTTTTCTGGTTATTGCCGCTACCCCAGTTCTGTCCATCATTCTTATCGCTTTTATCTGGTTCGGTCAGGAGCGAACACCTATTTTCTCTGCCTTTCTTATGATGTTTCCAATTCTCACTTCGAATATTATGGCAGGGATACAGTCTGCAGATCCAAAACTCCGTGAAGTGCTCGATCTCTATAACCTGTCTGAATTACAACGGCTTCGATATCTCTATATTCCGAGTCTGTTGCCTTATATGATTGCGGGACTGCATAGTGCTCTTTCGCTCTGCTGGAAGGTGGTCGTAGCTGCTGAAGTTATTGTACAGCCCCGGTTTGCCCTTGGTACAGGAATGCAGATGGCTAAGGCCCAGCTCGAAACTATAGAGCTTATAGCCTGGACCATAGCAACTGTTATTATGGCAGGCCTTACAGAATCGGTTTTTCTTGCAATTAAAAAGCTCTTTATGTATAGGGAAGGTGCTTTATGA
- a CDS encoding ABC transporter ATP-binding protein has protein sequence MNITIEHLLFSYPNTDRALFQDFSLYVQGPGVCALLGPSGCGKTTLLRLIAGFLKPQAGTLSVEGPLSYVFQESRLFPWLSIIDNVSLPLFQRVSKTEAREKALFMLEQVGLADKAFDKPAQLSGGQQQRVSLVRAFLCPASVMLMDEPFQALDVPLRIQLMDLFLRLLQDKPRLVLAVTHDPREAIYLADRTIILQGQPLNPVWDKKILLSRDERCYSSPAHAELEAQMFAVLTAVSA, from the coding sequence ATGAACATCACCATAGAGCATCTATTGTTTTCTTATCCCAATACAGACAGGGCCTTATTTCAGGATTTTTCGCTATATGTACAGGGGCCGGGAGTGTGTGCTTTACTTGGGCCATCGGGGTGTGGGAAGACAACCCTGCTTAGACTCATCGCCGGTTTCTTAAAACCCCAGGCTGGTACTCTTTCTGTCGAAGGGCCCCTCTCGTATGTGTTTCAGGAAAGCCGGCTTTTTCCCTGGCTCAGCATTATCGATAATGTGAGCCTTCCCCTCTTTCAGCGGGTATCAAAAACCGAAGCCCGCGAAAAGGCGCTTTTTATGCTCGAACAGGTTGGTCTTGCGGATAAGGCTTTTGATAAGCCTGCCCAATTATCCGGCGGTCAGCAGCAGCGAGTTTCCCTTGTACGGGCTTTTCTATGTCCTGCTTCAGTAATGTTGATGGATGAACCCTTCCAGGCTTTAGATGTACCGCTGCGTATTCAGCTTATGGATTTGTTTTTACGGTTGCTTCAAGATAAGCCACGGCTCGTACTTGCTGTAACCCACGATCCTCGGGAAGCGATATACCTGGCGGATCGTACCATTATTCTGCAGGGTCAACCTCTCAATCCCGTGTGGGACAAAAAGATCCTGCTTTCTCGGGACGAGCGCTGCTATAGTTCACCAGCCCATGCGGAACTGGAAGCCCAGATGTTTGCGGTGTTAACGGCCGTATCGGCCTAA